The proteins below are encoded in one region of Arthrobacter sp. CJ23:
- the yjfF gene encoding galactofuranose ABC transporter, permease protein YjfF: MSLLSTLTPLTAKSPTPARSRLRGGARYAPTLATVGLFIAMFAVGSGMYPSFLSGQVFLNLFIDNTFLIVLAVGMTFVILTGGIDLSVGAVVALSMMVGATLLQQGWNAGAVIALVLLIGGGMGLLMGLIIQYFDIQPFIVTLAGMFLARGLCYVISLDSIPVTEGFFTGMAQAQIPLPGDLFVSPGVLLALGVVAVAFFVLHHTRFGRTVYAIGGNEHSAILMGLPVKGTKVLVYVLSGLCSAIAGILFSFYSLSGYSLAAQGMELDAIAAVVIGGTLLTGGTGYVLGSVVGVLVLGIVQTFIAYDGTLSSWWTKIVIGGLLLVFILLQRLFARKAH, encoded by the coding sequence ATGTCCCTCCTCTCCACGCTTACGCCCCTCACCGCCAAGAGCCCGACACCGGCCCGCAGCCGCCTGCGTGGCGGCGCCCGCTATGCGCCGACGCTTGCCACCGTGGGCCTGTTCATCGCAATGTTCGCCGTGGGATCCGGAATGTACCCCAGCTTCCTCTCCGGCCAGGTTTTCCTGAACCTCTTCATCGACAACACCTTCCTGATCGTTCTCGCCGTCGGCATGACGTTCGTGATCCTCACCGGTGGCATCGATCTTTCGGTGGGGGCCGTCGTCGCGCTGTCCATGATGGTGGGCGCCACGCTGCTGCAGCAGGGCTGGAACGCCGGGGCCGTCATTGCCCTGGTGCTGCTCATTGGCGGCGGGATGGGGCTGCTGATGGGGCTGATCATCCAGTATTTCGACATCCAGCCCTTCATCGTCACGCTGGCCGGCATGTTCCTCGCCCGCGGCCTGTGCTACGTCATCAGCCTGGACTCGATCCCCGTCACCGAAGGGTTCTTCACCGGCATGGCGCAGGCCCAGATCCCCCTGCCCGGGGACCTCTTCGTCTCACCGGGCGTGCTCCTGGCCCTCGGGGTGGTGGCCGTGGCCTTCTTCGTCCTGCACCACACGCGCTTTGGCCGGACCGTCTACGCGATCGGCGGCAACGAACACTCCGCCATACTCATGGGCCTGCCGGTAAAGGGCACCAAGGTCCTGGTCTACGTCCTGAGCGGCCTGTGCTCCGCGATCGCCGGCATCCTGTTCTCCTTCTACAGCCTCTCCGGCTACAGCCTCGCCGCCCAGGGCATGGAACTGGATGCGATCGCCGCGGTGGTCATCGGGGGCACCCTGCTGACCGGCGGAACCGGCTATGTCCTCGGCTCGGTGGTGGGCGTGCTGGTGCTCGGGATCGTCCAGACGTTCATCGCCTACGACGGCACCCTCAGTTCCTGGTGGACGAAGATCGTCATCGGCGGCCTGCTCCTCGTCTTCATCCTGCTGCAACGGCTCTTTGCCAGGAAGGCGCACTGA
- a CDS encoding ABC transporter permease: MKSILKHRLDWPVIALAALLLVNQVFRPDFLSLRMQDGHLYGSVIDIMRNGAPTILIALGMTLVIATRGIDLSVGAVVAIAGAASCAYIAGSPEPASPVTAAMAVLIAVIAGLTLGVWNGFLVSTIGVQPIIATLVLMTAGRGIAQLITGGQIVSVSNDHYKSIGAGYLFTLPISILITAAVFILAAILTRRTALGTLIEAVGINPVASRLAGLRSRNIIWVAYIFSAVCAAVAGLMISSNVTAADANNAGLYIEMDAILAVVIGGTSLAGGRYTLVGTVVGAFIIQTLTTTVYTLGIPPEVTLVFKALVVITVCLLQAPKARKLLGSLKAAPKPAAKEKVAL, translated from the coding sequence GTGAAATCGATTCTCAAGCACCGCCTCGACTGGCCGGTCATCGCCCTCGCAGCGTTGCTGCTGGTGAACCAGGTCTTCCGGCCCGACTTCCTCAGCCTCAGGATGCAGGACGGCCATCTCTACGGCAGCGTCATCGACATCATGCGCAACGGCGCCCCCACGATCCTCATTGCGCTCGGGATGACCCTGGTCATCGCGACCCGGGGTATCGACCTTTCCGTGGGCGCAGTGGTGGCGATCGCCGGCGCGGCATCGTGCGCCTACATCGCCGGCTCACCCGAGCCCGCCTCCCCGGTGACGGCAGCCATGGCGGTCCTCATCGCCGTGATCGCCGGCCTCACCCTTGGAGTCTGGAACGGTTTCCTGGTCTCCACTATCGGCGTACAGCCCATCATTGCCACCCTGGTGCTCATGACGGCAGGCCGCGGCATCGCCCAGCTCATCACCGGCGGCCAGATCGTTTCCGTGTCCAACGACCACTACAAGTCCATCGGCGCCGGGTACCTGTTCACCCTTCCGATTTCCATCCTGATCACGGCAGCCGTGTTCATCCTGGCGGCCATCCTGACCCGGCGTACCGCACTGGGAACCCTGATCGAGGCCGTCGGCATCAATCCCGTCGCAAGCCGCCTCGCCGGGCTCCGCTCGCGGAACATCATCTGGGTTGCCTACATCTTCAGCGCGGTCTGCGCCGCCGTCGCGGGCCTCATGATCAGTTCCAACGTCACGGCCGCCGATGCCAACAACGCGGGCCTCTACATCGAAATGGACGCCATCCTGGCGGTGGTCATCGGCGGAACCTCGCTTGCAGGCGGGCGCTACACGCTGGTGGGCACCGTCGTCGGGGCCTTCATCATCCAGACTCTGACCACCACCGTCTACACCCTCGGGATCCCGCCTGAAGTGACCCTGGTCTTCAAGGCCCTCGTTGTGATCACGGTTTGCCTGCTCCAGGCGCCGAAGGCCCGGAAGCTGCTCGGCAGCCTCAAGGCAGCACCCAAGCCCGCCGCAAAGGAAAAGGTCGCACTGTGA
- a CDS encoding sugar ABC transporter ATP-binding protein has product MNEIVPVVEMTGIAIGFPGVKALDGVDFRLFQGEVHALMGENGAGKSTLIKALTGVYNIDSGTIKVLGEPKRFSTPGESQAAGISTVYQEVNLCPNLSVEENVLLGREPRRRGSIDWKGVRSRTREVLAELHLDHVDPGSLLSTHSIAVQQLIAIARSVEINAKVLILDEPTSSLDADEVKQLFRVIRDLRDRGVAILFVSHFLEQVYEISDRMTVLRNGKLVGEYRTRDLSRMGLISKMIGKEMEALAELDQAPARTRAGTGAGVTPFFEAEGLGRKGSVANVNLSIHPGEVVGLAGLLGAGRTEIARLVFGADRADEGAIRIKGARQKIRSPRAAIDNRIGFCSEDRKEEGLIGDLTVRDNLVLAMQASLGWARRIPRRVQDELVAEYIEALDIRPANPDALIRNLSGGNQQKVLLARWLVTSPELLILDEPTRGIDIGAKTQIQKLVNKLAGEGMSILFISSELEEVLRLSDRVAVIKDRLMVAEIHNDDVSVEDVMTVIAGGTQ; this is encoded by the coding sequence ATGAACGAAATCGTTCCGGTCGTCGAAATGACCGGCATAGCCATTGGATTCCCGGGGGTCAAAGCGCTCGACGGCGTGGACTTCCGCCTCTTTCAAGGTGAAGTCCACGCCCTGATGGGCGAGAACGGTGCGGGCAAGTCCACACTGATCAAGGCCCTGACCGGCGTGTACAACATTGACTCCGGCACCATCAAGGTCCTCGGCGAGCCGAAGCGGTTCTCGACACCAGGAGAGTCACAGGCGGCCGGCATCAGCACCGTCTACCAGGAAGTCAACCTCTGCCCGAACCTCAGTGTTGAAGAAAACGTGCTGCTCGGCCGCGAGCCGCGCCGCCGCGGCTCCATTGACTGGAAGGGCGTGCGGTCCCGGACCCGCGAGGTCCTGGCCGAACTGCACTTGGACCACGTTGATCCCGGATCCCTCCTGTCCACCCACTCCATCGCCGTCCAGCAGCTGATCGCCATCGCCCGCTCGGTGGAGATCAACGCCAAGGTCCTCATCCTGGACGAGCCGACGTCCAGCCTGGATGCCGACGAAGTCAAGCAGCTGTTCCGCGTCATCAGGGACCTCCGGGACCGCGGGGTTGCCATCCTGTTCGTCTCCCACTTCCTGGAACAGGTCTACGAGATCTCCGACCGCATGACGGTGCTCCGAAACGGAAAACTCGTGGGCGAATACCGCACCCGGGATCTTTCCCGGATGGGCCTCATCTCCAAGATGATCGGCAAGGAAATGGAGGCCCTGGCCGAGCTGGACCAGGCCCCCGCCCGCACGCGTGCAGGCACCGGCGCCGGGGTGACACCATTCTTCGAGGCCGAGGGCCTCGGCCGGAAGGGATCGGTGGCAAACGTTAATCTGTCCATCCACCCCGGTGAGGTAGTGGGCCTGGCCGGACTACTCGGTGCCGGCCGGACCGAGATTGCCCGGCTCGTTTTCGGCGCCGACAGGGCCGACGAGGGCGCCATCAGAATCAAGGGCGCGCGCCAAAAGATCCGTTCCCCACGTGCCGCCATCGACAATCGCATCGGGTTCTGCTCGGAAGACCGCAAGGAGGAAGGGCTCATAGGAGACCTGACCGTGCGGGACAACCTGGTGCTCGCAATGCAGGCGAGCCTAGGCTGGGCGCGCCGTATCCCCCGCCGCGTCCAGGATGAGCTGGTGGCCGAATACATCGAGGCCCTGGACATCCGGCCGGCCAACCCCGATGCGCTGATCCGCAACCTGAGCGGCGGAAACCAGCAGAAGGTCCTCCTGGCCCGCTGGCTGGTCACCTCGCCCGAGCTGCTGATCCTCGACGAACCCACCCGAGGCATCGACATCGGAGCCAAGACCCAGATCCAGAAGCTCGTCAACAAGCTTGCAGGCGAAGGCATGTCCATCCTCTTCATCTCCTCCGAACTGGAGGAAGTACTGCGCCTGAGCGACCGCGTGGCGGTCATCAAGGACAGGCTCATGGTCGCCGAAATCCACAACGACGACGTCTCTGTGGAAGACGTCATGACGGTCATCGCCGGAGGCACCCAGTGA
- a CDS encoding ABC transporter substrate-binding protein: MFKKSLLAVAAASMLALTACGGTAGAGTAAGNSGDKITMGFAQVGAESGWRTANTKSVQDSAKKAGVDLKFSDAQQKQENQIKAIRSYIQQKVDVIAFSPVVESGWDTVLKEAKNANIPVILTDRAVDSPDKSLYKTFLGSDFVEEGKKAGAWLVEDSKSASDTVNIVEIQGTTGSAPANDRKAGFEEAIKANPKLKIVASQSGDFTRSGGKQVMEAFLKNNADIDVVFAHNDDEGLGAIEAIEAAGKVPGKDIKIITIDAVKDGMTALSTGKINFIVECSPMLGDQLMELAKKVLAGETVPERVVTEEATFTPEQAKQALASRQY, from the coding sequence TTGTTTAAGAAATCCCTGCTTGCGGTGGCCGCCGCATCAATGCTTGCCCTCACTGCCTGCGGTGGAACCGCCGGCGCCGGCACCGCTGCCGGCAACTCCGGCGACAAGATCACCATGGGCTTCGCCCAGGTGGGCGCCGAAAGCGGCTGGCGGACCGCCAACACCAAGTCCGTGCAGGACTCGGCCAAGAAGGCCGGCGTCGATCTGAAGTTCTCCGACGCCCAGCAGAAGCAGGAAAACCAGATCAAGGCGATCCGCTCCTACATCCAGCAGAAGGTCGATGTCATCGCCTTCTCGCCGGTGGTGGAATCAGGCTGGGACACGGTGCTGAAGGAAGCCAAGAACGCCAACATTCCGGTCATCCTGACGGACCGGGCCGTGGACTCGCCGGACAAGTCCCTCTACAAGACCTTCCTCGGTTCCGATTTCGTGGAGGAGGGCAAGAAGGCCGGCGCCTGGCTGGTGGAGGACTCCAAGTCCGCGAGCGACACCGTCAACATCGTCGAGATCCAAGGCACCACCGGCTCCGCGCCGGCCAATGACCGCAAGGCAGGATTCGAGGAAGCCATCAAGGCAAACCCGAAGCTGAAGATCGTGGCTTCGCAGAGCGGCGATTTCACGCGCAGCGGCGGCAAGCAGGTCATGGAGGCGTTCCTCAAGAACAACGCCGACATCGATGTTGTGTTCGCCCACAACGACGACGAGGGCCTGGGCGCCATCGAAGCGATCGAAGCTGCCGGCAAGGTTCCGGGCAAGGACATCAAGATCATCACGATTGACGCCGTGAAGGACGGCATGACCGCACTGAGCACCGGCAAGATCAACTTCATCGTCGAGTGCAGCCCGATGCTCGGCGACCAGCTCATGGAGCTCGCCAAGAAGGTACTCGCCGGTGAAACCGTGCCCGAGCGCGTGGTCACCGAGGAGGCCACCTTCACTCCGGAGCAGGCCAAGCAGGCCCTGGCCAGCCGCCAGTACTAA
- a CDS encoding alpha-L-arabinofuranosidase C-terminal domain-containing protein, producing MPSKPSSPAKRACTMVLAGSLAAALLSLTPALGANAEPTENRTISINAAGSGPSIDSTMYGAFYEDINQGADGGIYAELVQNRSFEFNSADHRTYTPMTAWETLRRGSDGTVAVVDDTSRLNENNRNYLQIDATTAGAGNGAGIGVRNTGWNAGQKLEAHKKYDYSVWARTSNPDGSSLAVTLETPEGTRLDLATIKIKGDAWAKYTVTLSPKTSTGAGRLATVVQGAGTVRLDMISLFPKDTWNGRENGLRKDLAEMINELNPGFLRFPGGCIVNTGSYDSYSAPNYTRARTYQWKETIGPVEQRPVNRNFWGYNQTYGLGYMEYFQWAEDLGAVPVPVVPVGVTGCGDNKQAPDQAALDRYIQDTLDLIEFANGDASTVWGAKRIAYGHPAPYKLDRISLGNEEYKPEFKAYFTQFYNAVRAAHPEIKIIGNTGPFSQGPEFDDLANFNAQTGVDLVDEHYYNDPSWFLKNNHRYDSYDRNSYKVFLGEYASRGNKPDNALAEASYMTGLERNADVVKMASYAPLIANEANTQWSPDMMFFNGTSIRTTPNFEVQKLFMNNVGTQVVPSMQNNPASTVTPITGKIGLSTWATSARYDNVKVTGQDGATLFSDDFSGTAAAWTGNGTGSWSIQNGGYVQSSTTAQNTMVTAGNADWSNYTLSTKATKLAGSEGFLVSFGVKDTGNYFWWNLGGWNNSKSVVEMAVNGGKTNILEKNTVIQAGHEYDIRIEVTGRTAKLYLDNVLWGTVDDTPADPIYSVVTKDAESGDTIVKVVNTSAERTLVDIKVEGAAGIGTTAAVTTLLQTADGQNLAPASSTFNGAGAQFTYGFEPKSVTFIRLAGSRK from the coding sequence ATGCCATCAAAACCATCAAGTCCCGCCAAACGGGCGTGCACCATGGTGCTTGCCGGGTCACTGGCGGCCGCGCTGCTGTCCTTGACTCCGGCCCTGGGTGCCAATGCCGAGCCCACCGAGAACCGGACCATCAGCATCAACGCCGCAGGGTCCGGGCCATCGATCGATTCGACCATGTACGGAGCCTTTTACGAGGACATCAACCAGGGAGCCGACGGCGGCATCTACGCGGAACTGGTCCAGAACAGGTCCTTTGAATTCAACTCCGCGGACCACCGCACATACACTCCCATGACCGCCTGGGAGACCCTGCGGCGGGGCAGCGACGGAACAGTCGCCGTCGTCGATGACACCAGCCGGCTGAACGAGAACAACCGGAACTACCTGCAGATCGATGCCACCACCGCCGGCGCCGGCAACGGCGCAGGGATCGGCGTGCGGAACACCGGCTGGAACGCCGGGCAGAAGCTCGAGGCCCACAAGAAGTACGACTACTCGGTGTGGGCCCGCACCTCCAACCCGGACGGGTCAAGCCTTGCGGTGACCCTGGAGACCCCGGAGGGCACACGGCTGGACCTCGCCACCATCAAGATCAAGGGCGACGCCTGGGCCAAGTACACGGTGACCCTCTCACCCAAAACCTCCACCGGCGCCGGCCGGCTCGCCACCGTTGTGCAGGGCGCGGGCACCGTACGTCTTGACATGATTTCCCTCTTCCCGAAGGACACCTGGAACGGCAGGGAAAACGGCCTCCGCAAGGACCTCGCCGAGATGATCAACGAGCTGAACCCCGGATTCCTGCGCTTCCCCGGCGGCTGCATCGTCAACACGGGAAGTTACGACAGCTATTCGGCCCCCAACTACACGCGGGCCCGCACGTACCAGTGGAAAGAGACCATCGGGCCCGTCGAACAGCGCCCGGTGAACCGCAACTTCTGGGGCTACAACCAGACGTACGGCCTTGGCTACATGGAGTACTTCCAGTGGGCCGAGGACCTGGGGGCCGTCCCCGTCCCCGTCGTTCCGGTGGGCGTGACCGGGTGCGGCGACAACAAGCAGGCCCCGGACCAGGCAGCCCTTGACCGTTACATCCAGGACACCCTGGACCTGATCGAGTTCGCGAACGGCGATGCCAGCACCGTGTGGGGTGCCAAGCGCATCGCCTACGGCCACCCGGCACCGTACAAGCTGGACCGCATCTCCCTCGGCAACGAGGAGTACAAGCCGGAGTTCAAGGCCTACTTCACGCAGTTCTACAACGCCGTCCGGGCGGCCCATCCCGAGATCAAGATCATCGGAAACACCGGGCCGTTCAGCCAGGGACCTGAATTCGATGACCTCGCCAACTTCAACGCCCAAACCGGCGTGGACCTGGTGGACGAGCACTACTACAACGATCCGTCCTGGTTCCTGAAGAACAACCACCGCTATGACTCCTACGACCGCAACAGCTACAAGGTGTTCCTCGGCGAGTATGCCTCTCGCGGGAACAAACCCGACAACGCGCTTGCCGAAGCCTCCTACATGACAGGCCTTGAGCGGAACGCTGACGTGGTGAAGATGGCGTCCTACGCCCCGCTGATCGCGAACGAGGCCAACACGCAGTGGAGCCCGGACATGATGTTCTTCAACGGCACCTCCATCCGGACCACGCCGAACTTCGAGGTCCAGAAGCTGTTCATGAACAACGTCGGCACGCAGGTGGTCCCGAGCATGCAGAACAATCCGGCCTCGACCGTCACACCGATCACAGGCAAGATCGGCCTGTCCACGTGGGCCACGTCCGCCCGCTATGACAATGTCAAGGTCACCGGCCAGGACGGCGCAACCCTGTTCAGCGACGACTTCTCGGGAACGGCTGCGGCGTGGACCGGCAACGGCACCGGGTCCTGGTCAATCCAGAACGGCGGCTACGTCCAGTCCAGCACCACGGCCCAGAACACCATGGTGACCGCCGGAAACGCCGACTGGAGCAACTACACGCTCAGCACCAAGGCAACCAAGCTGGCCGGATCCGAAGGCTTCCTGGTCTCCTTCGGAGTGAAGGACACCGGAAACTACTTCTGGTGGAACCTTGGCGGCTGGAACAACTCCAAGTCCGTGGTGGAGATGGCCGTCAACGGTGGAAAGACGAACATCCTGGAAAAGAACACCGTGATCCAGGCCGGACATGAATATGACATCCGGATCGAGGTCACCGGACGCACAGCCAAGCTCTACCTGGACAACGTCCTGTGGGGCACGGTGGACGATACGCCCGCCGATCCGATCTACTCCGTGGTCACCAAGGATGCGGAGTCGGGCGACACCATCGTGAAGGTGGTCAACACCTCGGCCGAACGCACGCTGGTCGACATCAAGGTGGAGGGCGCAGCCGGCATCGGCACCACGGCCGCGGTCACCACACTCCTCCAGACCGCCGACGGGCAGAACCTGGCCCCGGCGTCGAGCACGTTCAACGGTGCAGGAGCCCAGTTCACCTATGGGTTCGAGCCCAAATCGGTGACGTTCATCCGGCTGGCGGGCTCCCGCAAGTAG
- a CDS encoding beta-L-arabinofuranosidase domain-containing protein, whose translation MTNHVSRRNLLRLGAATAVLPWLPSLAAVAASAAETPMTSGALAAARAVRPFKLSDVSLGPGVFARKRELILNFARGYDERRYANVFRANAGLRPVTGVVPLPAGGWEGLDGEANGNLRGHFTGHHLSMLAQAYASTGEEVFGTKLRSLVGSLHECRQALSQEPEIQALAGRFSGTAVDVARGSNVYGQLPAGSVNGLQKMTFAAWVRPTAAANWARIFDFGNNTKSYAFLAQRDGQGLPRFAITQNWAGGEQKIVGNAPLPLNEWSHVAVTLDGQAGTLYVNGQQAGKNTAMTLTPALLGSLANVWLGRSQYSDPTFAGAYDDVNIWSSALTAGQIGELAAARASATSAGHGDVVALACSETSGSLLADASGKGRHATLRRTWGLPSHPGFLAAYPETQFIELESRTTPDYFRVWAPYYTAHKILKGLLDAYTATGEPQALDLAGGLCDWMHSRLSRLTPAVRQRMWGIFSSGEFGGIVEAILETHGHSGKPEHLELATYFDLDSLIDACAQNRDILTGLHANQHIPIFTGLVLLYNKTGEDRYLAAARNFWGMVVPTRMFSIGGTSQGEFWKERDRIAGTLHESDAESCCAYNLLKLSRELFFRDQNPAYMDYYERTLFNQVLGSKQDQDNAEMPLVTYFVALQPGAVRDFTPKQGTTCCEGTGLESATKYQDSVYFTDDDGSALYINLYVPSTLRWAGKDITVTQKTTFPFEQRTTLQIAGSGQFELRLRVPAWATAGLSVRVNGALVDSPAAPGSYIVIDRAWNNGDTVDVEMPFALRSERALDDPTVQTLMYGPVNLVARDARTTFLPFSLYGASALNGDLAAAVQPIAGKPLHFTLAGVELAPFFEGTADPFHTYFRRAEPSVVFGGVESGVANPTRANKSTLLDDVWQAAPFANKAELLRRVNEVTGAWVTEGTLSTADADRIFNAAQRAAFADPAGEIDDLQDMASSALAAGRITAEANDQLAARLKLAQKALAGKTTAKAVHNLEQYVDAATRAITDQALRELLLNGAQALIVRLTS comes from the coding sequence ATGACGAATCACGTGTCCAGGCGCAACCTTCTCAGGCTCGGAGCGGCCACAGCCGTCCTGCCTTGGCTGCCCTCGCTTGCCGCCGTAGCGGCATCCGCGGCTGAAACCCCCATGACCAGCGGTGCCCTCGCGGCGGCGCGGGCCGTCCGCCCCTTCAAGCTGTCCGACGTCAGCCTGGGCCCCGGCGTGTTCGCCCGGAAGCGTGAGCTGATCCTGAACTTCGCGCGGGGCTACGACGAGCGGCGCTATGCCAACGTCTTCCGGGCCAACGCCGGACTCCGGCCGGTGACCGGGGTGGTCCCATTGCCGGCCGGCGGCTGGGAAGGCCTGGACGGTGAGGCGAATGGCAACCTGCGGGGACATTTCACGGGCCACCACCTGTCCATGCTGGCGCAGGCCTACGCGAGCACCGGGGAGGAGGTGTTCGGAACAAAACTGCGCAGTTTGGTGGGTTCCCTGCACGAATGCCGCCAGGCCCTTTCCCAGGAGCCGGAGATCCAGGCGCTTGCGGGCCGGTTCTCCGGGACCGCCGTCGATGTGGCCCGCGGTTCCAATGTCTACGGCCAGTTGCCAGCCGGCTCCGTCAACGGGCTTCAAAAGATGACGTTCGCCGCTTGGGTGCGCCCCACGGCGGCAGCGAACTGGGCGCGGATCTTCGACTTCGGCAACAACACCAAAAGCTACGCGTTCCTGGCCCAGCGCGACGGGCAAGGGCTTCCGCGGTTCGCCATCACGCAGAACTGGGCCGGGGGCGAACAGAAGATCGTGGGCAATGCCCCGTTGCCGCTCAACGAATGGAGCCACGTGGCCGTCACCCTGGATGGCCAGGCAGGGACCCTCTACGTCAACGGCCAACAGGCCGGTAAGAACACCGCGATGACCCTGACTCCGGCGCTGCTGGGAAGCCTGGCGAACGTGTGGCTTGGCCGCTCGCAGTACAGTGATCCCACGTTTGCCGGGGCCTACGACGACGTGAACATTTGGTCGTCCGCCCTGACCGCCGGGCAGATCGGCGAGTTGGCCGCCGCCCGCGCCTCAGCTACTTCGGCAGGCCACGGTGACGTCGTCGCCCTCGCCTGCAGCGAAACCAGCGGCTCGTTGCTTGCCGATGCCTCGGGCAAGGGCCGCCATGCCACCCTCCGGCGCACCTGGGGCCTGCCAAGCCACCCCGGGTTCCTCGCTGCGTACCCCGAGACCCAGTTCATTGAACTGGAGAGCCGGACCACGCCGGACTACTTCCGGGTCTGGGCCCCCTACTACACAGCACACAAGATCCTGAAGGGCCTCCTCGACGCCTATACGGCAACAGGGGAGCCGCAGGCCCTTGACCTGGCGGGCGGGCTCTGCGACTGGATGCATTCACGGCTGAGCAGACTCACCCCCGCCGTACGCCAGCGGATGTGGGGGATCTTCTCAAGCGGCGAGTTCGGCGGCATCGTGGAGGCCATCCTGGAGACCCACGGCCACTCCGGCAAACCGGAGCACCTGGAACTGGCCACATACTTCGACCTGGACTCCCTCATCGATGCCTGTGCCCAAAACAGGGACATCCTCACTGGCCTGCATGCCAACCAGCACATCCCGATTTTCACCGGGCTGGTGCTTTTGTACAACAAGACCGGCGAGGACCGGTACCTTGCCGCGGCCCGTAACTTCTGGGGCATGGTGGTCCCCACTCGGATGTTCAGCATCGGCGGAACCAGCCAGGGCGAGTTCTGGAAGGAACGGGACCGGATCGCCGGAACCCTGCACGAGTCCGACGCCGAAAGCTGCTGCGCCTACAACCTGCTGAAGCTCTCCCGGGAACTGTTCTTCAGGGATCAGAATCCGGCCTACATGGACTACTACGAGCGCACACTCTTCAACCAGGTCCTCGGCTCCAAGCAGGACCAGGACAATGCCGAGATGCCGCTGGTCACGTACTTCGTAGCCCTGCAGCCCGGTGCCGTCCGCGATTTCACGCCGAAGCAGGGCACCACATGCTGCGAAGGCACCGGCCTGGAGTCGGCGACGAAATACCAGGACTCCGTCTACTTCACCGATGACGACGGCAGCGCGCTCTACATCAACCTCTACGTTCCTTCGACGCTCCGCTGGGCCGGGAAGGACATCACGGTCACCCAGAAGACCACCTTTCCCTTCGAGCAGCGGACAACGCTCCAGATTGCCGGATCCGGGCAGTTCGAACTCCGGCTGCGTGTCCCTGCCTGGGCCACGGCCGGCCTCAGCGTCCGCGTCAACGGGGCGTTGGTCGATTCGCCGGCGGCGCCCGGCAGCTACATCGTCATTGACCGGGCGTGGAACAACGGGGACACCGTGGACGTGGAGATGCCGTTCGCGCTGCGGAGCGAACGGGCCCTGGACGATCCCACGGTCCAGACCCTGATGTATGGGCCGGTGAACCTCGTTGCCAGGGACGCCCGCACCACATTCCTGCCGTTCAGCCTCTACGGGGCATCCGCGCTCAACGGCGATCTTGCCGCGGCCGTCCAGCCGATCGCGGGCAAACCGCTGCATTTCACCCTTGCCGGTGTGGAGCTGGCCCCGTTCTTCGAGGGCACTGCCGACCCCTTCCACACGTATTTCCGGCGCGCCGAGCCCTCCGTGGTGTTCGGCGGCGTGGAGTCCGGAGTCGCCAACCCGACGCGGGCCAACAAATCCACTCTCCTCGACGACGTCTGGCAGGCTGCGCCCTTTGCCAACAAAGCGGAGCTTCTGAGGCGCGTCAACGAAGTGACGGGTGCCTGGGTCACCGAAGGCACGCTCTCGACGGCGGACGCTGACCGCATCTTCAATGCGGCCCAGCGCGCGGCGTTCGCCGACCCGGCGGGAGAGATCGACGATCTCCAGGACATGGCGTCCTCAGCTCTGGCCGCCGGCAGGATCACGGCCGAAGCCAACGATCAGCTTGCCGCCCGCTTGAAATTGGCACAGAAGGCACTCGCCGGGAAGACCACGGCCAAGGCCGTGCACAACCTCGAGCAGTACGTCGACGCCGCCACACGCGCCATCACTGACCAGGCGCTGCGGGAGCTTCTGCTCAACGGGGCGCAGGCGCTCATCGTCCGCCTGACCTCCTGA